The following are encoded in a window of Salinibacter grassmerensis genomic DNA:
- a CDS encoding DUF4286 family protein, with protein MLLYEVNLTVDGETAPRYSSWLREHIREMLELDGFEAAVWYATSDDGSTAPAPDEPTGERAWTVQYQVRDRDALQAYFDEHADALQEAGPEHGDHVTADRRVLEQKRLFQG; from the coding sequence ATGCTCCTCTACGAAGTAAACCTGACCGTCGACGGCGAGACCGCACCACGCTACAGCTCGTGGCTGCGCGAGCACATTCGGGAGATGCTCGAGCTCGACGGGTTTGAGGCGGCCGTCTGGTACGCCACCAGCGACGACGGCAGCACGGCGCCGGCCCCCGACGAGCCGACCGGTGAGCGCGCCTGGACCGTACAGTATCAGGTGCGCGACCGCGACGCCCTGCAGGCATACTTTGACGAGCATGCCGATGCGTTGCAGGAGGCAGGCCCCGAACACGGCGACCACGTGACCGCCGACCGTCGCGTGCTTGAGCAGAAGCGTCTTTTTCAGGGATGA